tgcctgcgactgtgtgcatgtggctgtatttgacagtgtatatgtataactgtgtgcatctgactgtgggactgtgtgcttgTGACtctgcaaaatatacacaaggccctacatatttttatctgaattaaatacccatcacacacagccagtaaACCCAGCCCAAATATTAttcacagccaacacatagcgtgcatatcacacacagccatcacgcctatcacatacacagagaacacacacattacatcatattataaTGAGAggtattacagtggagctctggtatacaaaatgcacattacactgtgttttatagttaaggagatctgtgatacactaataggcatattactgggagttgtattgttgtgtagtgtatgaacttgtcacagagctccacattcctgtgagttttattattggGGAGTTCTGTGATAGACTGGTACACACCAGATAGTACTGTAAGGGTTTTctgtttgctgtggagctcagtgataAATGGATAAACAGTGCATAACTACAAATTTGTGTTCCATAGAGGTCAAGGAGTATAAGGGaaatccagagctccaaagcaaacaACTctcagtattatgtgacatacttagtctgccCCTCTGTAATGCTGAGGAGGCAGTCTGGCACCTCTGACCTGCATttctgttggctgcagaccacGGGTAGCTGTCTTCTGAGCTCTTgtcaatcagagcattgctgcgGATTACCACAGGAAAGGTCTTACACTGCAAGTGCCTGAGTTTATGAGAAAGTTATGCAATATGCATGGTCTGCACCTGGTGGAGGGGCAGACCTGATTCCCAGCACACTGGAACACCAGAGATCAGCATACGCCCTCCCAAACAAGGAACcaacaggcagggccggccttaggcatttagacgccctgtgcgaaaaatcttcacagcgcccccccccccccccccccccgtcatccatgtatgctgttatgtttgtgttgtctgtgtatgtaatagtacgtgtgatgactgtgtgtgatatgtatgctatgtgtgatatttgtaatgggtatattaacagtgtgtgatatgcgtgtattggttgtatgtgacacacacacacacacagagtcagacggccatacacacacacaagcagacagtcatacacacacacacaggcagacagtcatacacacacacacacagacacacaaaggcagacagtcatacacacagacacacacaggcagacagtcagtcatacacacagacacacacagacagtaatacacacagacacacacagaggcagacagtaatacacacagacacacacacagtcatacacacagaggcagacagtcatacacacacacacacacacgcagacagtcatacacacagacacacacaggcagacagtcatacacacagacacacagaggcagacagtcatacacacagaggtagacagtcatacacacagaggcagacagtcatacacagtcacacacacagaggcagacagtaatacacacagacaaacacacagaggcagacagtaatacacacagacacacagtggcagacagtcatatacacacacacacacgcagacagtcatacacacacacacacgcagacagtcatacacacacacacacacacacaaacacacaggcagatagtcacacacacagagacagacagtaatacacacagacaaacacacagaggcagacagtaatacacacagacacacagtggcagacagtcatatacgcacacacacacacacacacacacacgcagacagtcatacacacaaacacagacacacacaggcagatagtcatacacacagaggcagacagtcatacacacagacacacacacagaggcagacattcatacacacagacacacagaggcagacagtcatacacacacacacacacacacacacacacagacagtaacacacacacacacagaggcagacagtcatacacacaggcagagagtcacacccacctgacaatcacacagttacctgtggagttaattgtggaggcagtgcagctcctggtgactgtttggtggggaagcagggactccttcctgcttcccctgcagcagttttccggcgcttttagctccgcccccgccacacggttagctccgcccccgctgcaaatttaaaaaataaataaatttttttttttttttttttttttttttttaatcggctgtgcggccgcacggcgccccctgctcaacggcgccctgtgcggccgcacagctcgcacacccctaaggccggccctgccaacaggaaaggggtaatgaacatttgtttttaaatcattattaatttaagaattcccctatacaaacactacacctgtatacacacatactatacatGGATGAAGGGGGATGACGGCAGGGGGAgctgtgaagatttcttgcactgGGCACCTAAAGGCATAAGGCCGACCCTGGTTATTAGCATTTAAGTGTTTTTAGTTCTGTTCAGAATGAGTTGATTAGAGTGCACTCCCACCAACAGTGATATAAGTCCGCTATCGTATGTGTGGGTAATTCTGTTTAGACTAGGACAAATATacttgttttttacagtaagtgaCTTATTGTTGTCACTTGAATAGGTGCGCAATAATGTGTTTCCATTCATGGAGGCTCCAGTATGGTGAACTGTCAGTGGACCTTGTGAACTAGCCGAGTGGCTCGTTGGAAGATGCTGTGTGTATGGTTAAGAACCAATATGCATAGGAGAAGGCTTATGGtagtattaaaatatcaaaattaaagTAAACAAATGTATGGCTTGCAGGGGCAGTGTAAGGGATTTTCAGTtgggtaaaataaacaaaaggcaagactaatatataaaattacaaaagTATGTACAGAGAGCCCAGTGTAGGTGCAGATTAATGATATGTGTTGATGCTGTGAGAGTAATATGAGGAAAGGAGTCCTTCCAATTTTAAGATACAGGGCTTTACCAAGTTGCTGGATGCTTGCTGTGAGTGGTGTGTATTGGTGGTGTTTCTCAGAGTCCATTTGTAATATTGCTGGGCTAGATGAGGAGTATTCGTGGCCATGGAGAAGTAACTGGTAAAGAATGCCATATGTATAGGATGTAGGTGCGGTTTGGTATGTGGCATGGTCGCCACCACAAGCAACAGTCCTCTGCTGTGTTTCAGAGCACCCCCTATCACTTGAGGAGGACTGGTCTGGTGTGGATCGCTTCCTTTTGTCGAGCCTTCTTTTGCGCTGAAGCTAGACTGTTGCGGCCCACCCTATGGCCTTGATTTTCGGCAGTCACTCTCTCCATGTAATAGAGTGATCCAGGTTTCCAAAAAGAACTTGCTCGGCGTTCAGTTGTGCTATAGGGTAGGATCGGTGAGTGAAGTAAGATACTGCAGTGCAATAATGCAGTATGGGATAGGATGACAATTTCTACTGGTGGAGCGGATGTGAAACAGAGCCAACTAAGATGGCTGCGGAACCGGAAGTCTGTGATATTGTATTTTAATTGCTACTGATTAAAAgtaatacattttgttatttcatttttaattttcaataatTTAGAGGTAATAAGAGGTAGAGATGACATAGTAGATGCTGACAGGGCAATGTGTGTCGAAGCAGACTAAACATGTCTTGTTCTTTTGCTCTTCAACAGGTTAGTGTATTGAATTTCTGGGGTGACTAGTTTCTGGCAAAATTGCTTTTCAGCATCTTTTAATCCTGGTTTCAGATTGTGCCCAAGAATCCTGGCTCTTCCTGATTGGTAGGGTCTCAGAGATTTGTCTGTCATATTGTCAGGATCTGCTTCACCTTGTAAGCAGATCTGAGCCATTTCAGACCTCTTTCTCCGAAGCTCCCCTAATTCACGGTCCATTCTCTTCCTCCCAAATTTCTCCACTTGATCCCAGAAAGACTTATTAAAGTAGAGGTACATATGCCAATCTAATTGACTCCAGTTCTTGATCTTTTCCTGAGCTTTTTCTGAGAGTGAATGTTTGGAACTGTTGCTCCTACTGTTAAGTGGAATCGATAAAACATCATCAAATGTCCAACAAAGAGCATTCTTTAAGAGCACCAAAGATTCATCAAAGTATTCTACAATTAGCACTAGATCAAACATGATCTCCACTGTGTGACATAGCAGTCTATAATGCTTTTCAGATTCTCTTCCATTGTTGTCAAAACCCAAATCAAAGGCATTATAGTTCTTGGCATAGTAGCTGGATGACATGTTGCTTCTATAGTATTTGGAGGTGTTGTTGAGGAAGTCCTCTAAGCTCTTAGATTTCTGGAAGACttcctgttttttattgtatgagaAGGATGATTCCATTTGAGTGACTGGGTTCCGTAGAATGGTGAAATAAAAGGTATCATTTGGCATGACGTTTTCCACCTAAAAATAATTACAGCATTAATTGACTTTCAAACTTCTAGGACAAAGAAATACTCACTTTTCTGCAATCgagcctttttttcttttgtatacaGTCAGATATTTAGTCACACTCACCCTGATGACAATCTTTAGAAGGCATAAAGTTGTTATGAATCACAGATAACAGCTAAaattaatattaaccccttaacaccgcagccaaatgtacaagttgtgaacgaaacaaaacgtaaacaaaacctggcatttgcgctatatgtctgtccaaccgtaattcacctctttcatattaaatgcacccccccttattatatataattttattcaggggaaacagggctttcatttaatatcaaatatttagctatgaaatataatttaatatgaaaaaaatgggacaaaataagattttttttgatttttttcgttctacatgacattttaactgtcaatgtcataatactgtttgcttttactgcaataaaatacacatatttgtattcagcaaagtctcacgtgtaaaacagtaccccctatgtacaggttttatggtgttttgggaagttacagggtcaaatatagcgtgttacatttgaaattgaaattcgccagattggttacgttgcctttgagactgtatagtagcccaggaaataaatttacacccataatggcataccatttgcaatagtagacgacccaaggtattgcaaataagcgatgtccagtcttttttagtagccatttggtcacaaacactggccaaagttagcgttcgtatttgtttgtgtgtgaaaaatgcaaaaaacgccaattttggccagtgtttgtgactaagtggctactaaaaaagactggacataccccatttgcaataccttgggttgtctactattgcaaatggtatgccatcataggggtaattttcattcttgggctaccatagggtcataaaggcaacgtaagcaatctggcgaattttaatgtgaaaaaaattaaacacaagccttatatttgacgctgtaatttttgaaaacaccataaaacctgtacatgaggggtactgttgtactcaggagacttcgctgaacacaaatatttgtgtttcaaaacagtaaaaagtattgcagcaataatatcgtccctgtaagtgcagtttgtgcgtgaaaaatgcaaaaaacttcacttttactggcgatatcatggttgtaatacattttactgttttgaaacactaatatttgtgttcagcgaagtctcccgagtaaaacagtaccccccatgtacaggttttatggtgtcttggaaagttatagggttaaatatagtgctagcaaattaaattccctatactttcagcatgggtggtcaggcaggtcccgctaattgtaattaattaggatacctaattatgtaaaattattacataaatatatgtgtagaattaatatatgtatatatatacatatgtgtatatatacgtatatatatatatatatattttttttaatatttttatttacatataggtatatatatagtgatatatacgtatatatttatgtatatagatatatatattatttcgttctacgtgtattttgatataaatatatatatattaatatcacaatacagttagaacgaaataaaacacatctatatattttttaatattttatttttaattatttattttattttatttttttacgtatttacatatttattttttttatattatttataaatatatatataacaataattatatatatatttaatcagtatcagtctacgtgtaatttgatattaatatatatatataattatatatatattaatattaaaatacacctagacggtgtacgtgtgtgtatgtatatgtgtatatatatacttagatcatatatatataatatatatatatatgatctaagtataaatttttttttttacacttttaacattatttttattttattttcagccagcagggggaccaactgtcattacagttggtccccctgctggcaatgcctgagccagctatcccggccatgtgattgtgaggtcctcgcaaggacctcactctcacatgaccgggaggcaccggaggaggaagatgtgccgcgggggggctccctgggagtccccccaaccgcgatcgccggcgtgggaccgccggcgaccgggtaagttactaaaaaccggagggcgtactattacgtccggcggcgtttagagccgcttttaaaaggacgtaatagtacgccctccggacttaagcaAAACAGATCTACTATCTGTTTtccacccatcacacacaactcATGCCCATATTTTACCATCTACTCATAAAGTAGTGTTTAAAGGCATACTTTAGGCACCAAAGCAACTTGCATTGCTTATCTCCTGGTcctttaatagccttctagaccctgtaggagccttctgtatgtgtttacagttcaatttgcagagcaggagatagcgTGCTTAAGAAGTTGGTAACAGCCGACCATTTTATGCAgcttgtgtgagtcacagccaggagaggtgtggctaaggctgcataaacagaaacaaaagtgatttaatggcTAAACAGTagagagttgagcagtgagactgcaggggcatgatctatacaccaaaactgctaaagatgttttgatgcctatagtatcccctgACTCAGACCTCTCCTCGGTGTTAGAATTTGCAAGATCTGGGAGAATAGATATTTATGGGATCCCATTTTTCCCCTTTAAATTATGCAATTGCAGTAGGAAGATCGGTCTTAAAATAGGGAACTAACAGATTTTATATAAATAGGAATTGTTTAAATGAACTAGCTTTTAAAAACACGAAACCTCTTCACACTGAAACGAAGTTAAAACAATAGCTAGCACTCACTTAAAAGCAGTATCTTCTCTGTTGAGGGTACAAAAACTTGATATGACCGAAACAGTCAATTGTTTCTTAATCGTAAACTAGTTCAGTTAACCTcaggaatgaaaaaaaatatatatgcttatttgCCCAATACAACATTTAACAATTGAATCATTCACACCAAAACTCTCACATTCTTCCCATTAAGCCTATTTATGAGTATCCTATTATATTTACTATGAGATAATGCCTGGCAGACGGATATCTAGGGATGAGACAGTAATATATCCAGACTAGTAGGGAACGGCCTTATGTATCTCTCCCTGCTTCTGTCTATGATCTGAACTTTGTAGTGCctgtatgttgttgttttttataacaTAAGGGCACATGTGCTTATTATTaagaaatgcatgtttgtgttcctgatcctagaGTGTTTATTTAACTGGCCAAATGACTAGATACTAGTGACATTAATTATCTTGTTCCAAATGTCAGTATATTTCCACTAGCAGACATTTTTgtgttaagatagaaattaaaaatgtatactgtcaGTCACTACTTAGCAaatgtgactccattttgtaacaaaAATGCAAAGACGGACACACATTTTATTTCTCTGTAACTCTTTGCATTCAAAGATTCCTAAGCAGTGTAATTGAAGGACCTGTCAttgaagggcccccacccactgctcattggCGGGGGCTGTGGGGGAGACAGTAGGTTCCCCAACCCTTTTATCATTCAAGGGCACCCATCTGCACTTAAATGGCTGTTTTTCAGGACAGTAGctacaaatataaacattattacatgtatttgtttatgtgtgtcacattgtgtgtgtgtgcgtatgtcagtgtgtatatgtgtcaaaatgtgtatatttgtgtcaaggtgtttgtgtatttcagtgtgtgtgactgtgtatgtatttgtgggtgtctgtgtatctgcatatctgtgtgtgtatctgtatatctgtgtgtgtgtgtgtgtgtgtgtgtgtgtgtgtatctgtttgtcagggtATGCATCTGTATGTCAAGGAGTGTATATGACAgtgcatatgtctgtgtgtcagtatcacgCTCGGCACATGTGTCAAGGAGTATGCATGTGTCGAGGAGTATGCAAGTGTCTATGTGTGCATCTTTGTATCCAAGTATGTATTGGTgttattcaaacatcaacactaaacacaaaaacacatctgcatttaaaagcaaatactacatacaaacacactcctacatTTAAACATAAATGCTAAAATAGAAAcagaggggcggggccggaccgccgggcCGACTGGCCGCCATCAGCATGGGCTCCAGCGCTAAACTTCTGAAAGAAGCCCTTAATACAGCCCCAGGACGCTCAAAAGCAGCATTCCCCGCCATCCCTGAAGGGGGAGAGGCCCCGACCACAGAGGGGAACAAGTTTGGAGTACCAAATCCAACTATTGATAAGATATgctgttagtctgagccagcttatgaagtggctcatgaccatgtgaTTTGAACTAGTTACTGATTTTAACTTACTTATTtgctacgttattaccctatatgtGCTGTATTTCTATTTACAGATTTTTACAAGACTGTTTGGTGTATATGTACAAAAGGGTAAAGTAgttttagagtgctctcacctACCACTTTTTGCTGTTTTATTGTACCATTTTAGATGTGATTTAGTGACTCACATTTGGTGATTGTAGCACTACACTTTTAAACCTTTTAACCTTTATTCTTGTTTATTTATAGTATTGTTCGAGTTGTACGATaggtggagatctaccttttggtcactATTAGAGTGGAGCTTGAACAAATTTCTTGCTCCAGGACACTTCTatgttagttctgccactggatgTTACTGAATGTAGGTGATGGTTTTGATAGTTAAATATGTATGATTAAGCTGGTTTCATTTTATAAGCAATTAAAAGTATAGGCATCAACAAAGTCCTCTTTACAAGTTGCTAGCAATTTCATTGTGTTAATTTGACCATGTAATGAAGTGCTGCATCTCATGTGTAGAACAAGACTAGCAGTCTACAATGCCTTTCCTGATTACTCCCACTTTGTGATTTAACTTCTACCCTGTACATATGTACCTCATTAAGCTGGAACCTCATGTGATGGCACATGATATGAAACTCCTGTTTGCTTTCCTTTGAGAAACCATCAACAAGTTTGGAATTAAAATAACTGGGGTATGAAAAATGTCCATTCTTTGGAAAGGCAAAGGTCAAGTTGCGAATGTCTCCAAAACGAAACAGTATATTCATGACTGTGCTGCTCGCAGTCTTGTGGGTTTTTAGGAAGAAGATGTGCGTCTTTTCCTTGCAGGAGCATGTATCTTTACTATTTAAAGTCTCAGCATTCTGATTTTTTTGTTGATAACATCTGGACAAGAAAGCAAAATAAATAGGTCAAAAATGAAATCCTGTGTTTTAGAATTGCAGTTCTTAGGAGCATGACTAAATTGGAATTTGATTGCCATTGCTGTTTATTTGATCCCAGTAACTGCATAAGAatgacataataaataaatacatacagctTATTAATGTACAGTTGTACAGTCTGGTAGGGATTAGACTTGTACACGAAATAAAAATATAGTTCATCTATATAATCTGtctaattttctttcttttgtttcagtttgtctGAAGTTTGATAAAGAAATTTGTACTTTGTACTTTTAATGAAATGTTTACACATTCTAAGCCCCATTTGGCAGGTACTCCTTCGTTTTAATTATTTCCTTACAGCCTAGGTTATGATACATGAtatggccaaaggggaaaggcaGCATAGACAAAATTCTA
This region of Pelobates fuscus isolate aPelFus1 chromosome 2, aPelFus1.pri, whole genome shotgun sequence genomic DNA includes:
- the LOC134586158 gene encoding galactose-3-O-sulfotransferase 4-like, with translation MNILFRFGDIRNLTFAFPKNGHFSYPSYFNSKLVDGFSKESKQEFHIMCHHMRFQLNEVENVMPNDTFYFTILRNPVTQMESSFSYNKKQEVFQKSKSLEDFLNNTSKYYRSNMSSSYYAKNYNAFDLGFDNNGRESEKHYRLLCHTVEIMFDLVLIVEYFDESLVLLKNALCWTFDDVLSIPLNSRSNSSKHSLSEKAQEKIKNWSQLDWHMYLYFNKSFWDQVEKFGRKRMDRELGELRRKRSEMAQICLQGEADPDNMTDKSLRPYQSGRARILGHNLKPGLKDAEKQFCQKLVTPEIQYTNLLKSKRTRHV